The DNA sequence GCGGACCTGATCATCCTGGCCGCGCGCCCCGCCATGGGAAAGACGACGCTGGCCCTCAACATCGCCTCGCATGCCTCGCTCCGCCAGGGGAAGACCGTCGGGATCTTCTCCCTCGAGATGTCGCATCAGCAGCTGTTCTTCCGGCTCCCTCGAATTGGACCCGCTTTCACCGCTAACCAACGAAGAACTGGCGGATGCGCACTTGAGCGCGCGTCAATACGACGCGGCCATCGAACAATATCAGAAGACGCTCGAACTCTATCCCAATCAGGCCGCTCCGCGAGATTCACTCGGGTGGGCTTACGTTTATAAGGGGATGCATGACAAAGGCATGGAAGAGATTCGAAAGAGCATCGCTCTCTACGGGGAAGATCCGAGCCTTTCCCCGGAAATCGCATTCATCTATGGGATAACAGGCAGGAAAGACGAGGCGCGCAAGATCCTGGACCGATTGCTGAGCACAGCGAAGACGGTTCCTATTGCGGCCCATCACTTTGCGCTGATTTATGTCGGCATGGGCGAAAAGGACGAAGCTCTTGCATGGCTGGAAAAGGCCTTCGAGCAGCACTCTCCCATGATGGCGTGGCTCGAAGTTGATCCGAGATTCGACAGCCTGCGCCAGGAACCAAGGTTCCAGGATCTCATTCGGCGGGTCGGGCTGCTTTAGATTCCTGCCGCCTGAACATTCACACCGGACTTCGGGCGACCCGCTCGGTAGAGGCGTCTCCCATAGCCAGTCTCTTCAGGCGTTTTGCAGCTTGGGCGGATCATATGGAAATGCGAGTTTTACTTGACACACCCGGTGCTTCAGCGGATAATGAATCCGCACTCTCGTCCGGCCGTGTAGTCGCTGCAGTGGGGAAAATCATGCGAAAACCGTTGGATGCCGCGCTCTTACTGGCGGTCTGGGGGCTCGTTTCAACGGCTTCGTTCGCGTGCGGCGACAAGCTGGTGCTGAGTCTCGGAAACCTCCGTTTCCGCCAGGTCAATGAGAGTCCGCGCCCGGCTTCGATCCTGGCCTACACACCTCGGAACTCACTGGTTGCGGGAGTGGTAAAAGAGTTGGAGCGGCAATCCGCTGGAAAGCGGGTGGGCCTGACGTTCTACTCTTTGGACGACCCCGCCAGGTTGGACGAAGTGCTGCGGGCCCAAAAATACGACCTTCTGTTAGTGGACGCCGGGGACGCCGACAGCCTGGAACGGCACGCGCAGTCGGTTCCTTCCAAACCGGTGGTATTGCCAGTCGTTTTTCAGTCCAGCAAATCTGCGGCTGCGGAGGCGGAGAA is a window from the Terriglobia bacterium genome containing:
- a CDS encoding tetratricopeptide repeat protein; the encoded protein is MEEIRKSIALYGEDPSLSPEIAFIYGITGRKDEARKILDRLLSTAKTVPIAAHHFALIYVGMGEKDEALAWLEKAFEQHSPMMAWLEVDPRFDSLRQEPRFQDLIRRVGLL